The following are encoded in a window of Gasterosteus aculeatus chromosome 5, fGasAcu3.hap1.1, whole genome shotgun sequence genomic DNA:
- the LOC120819637 gene encoding rac GTPase-activating protein 1 isoform X4 translates to MMEDSRHMVEEVLALCLQRITVEETNMNTEREFIQVVKNVEAVRKRWLYAEMELKKYKELLVKSDVAKAALEVKLKHARNQLDVEMRKRYKMEGDYHYLQRQMQLMCDILVHDSRSSACLNAEQKSLWATFEHKGGNVTLHRRSKRLCVIDESSFLSHSDISYDRTDDDVDVDTTTTIKPLRSRARERRRSSMGLTVTAPSGRGKSGNVSAELLEMKPIEEVNTLMKELLKTPETGNNIAMRTGIPRENPENLVYSVECASSATGDQTSVWFPCDETTLEPEGEAKLERCAVRALSACREEKTTAHVFLSKTVIRPEMCLPCGKRLRFGKMAVKCRNCRTIAHPECKLKLSDRCSATTLTGSSAQQNSLEDFAPVTNPRVPLLIVDCVTEIERRGLDERGLYRVPGGERLVKELRERFIQRKTPLMLNKVHDIHVLCGLLKDFLRKLEEPLIPFRLHKTFMEASELADEDNSTAIMYRAISELPVVNRHTLAFLMLHLQKVMRSPLCQMDRNNLSRVFGPTIVGHGMSEPTSTTILRDINTQPKVVCHMLSLPEAYWRRILTVQTDKISSSTTKTHSMDDANVRLFEPLTSPELNGYNQIPSRKTLRGRTRNPGNIPTTIRAEGGWRFFTSPN, encoded by the exons ATGATGGAAGACTCTCGGCACATGGTAGAGGAGGTGTTGGCTCTTTGTCTTCAGAGGATCACTGTGGAGGAAACCAACATGAACACTGAGCGCG AGTTCATACAAGTGGTGAAGAACGTGGAGGCTGTGAGGAAGCGATGGCTTTATGCCGAGATGGAACTGAAGAAATACAAAGAGCTGCTAGTTAAGTCGGACGTCGCCAAAGCTGCTCTGGAAGTCAAACTGAAACACGCTCGAAACCAGCTAGACGTGGAGATGAGGAAACGCTACAAGATGGAAGGAGACTATCACTACCTG CAGAGGCAGATGCAACTCATGTGTGACATCCTGGTCCACGACAGCAGATCCAGTGCCTGTCTGAATGCTGAGCAGAAATCTCTTTGGGCCACATTTGAACACAAAGGAGGAAATGTGACTCTGCACCGACGCAGCAAACG gttGTGTGTGATTGATGAGTCATCTTTCCTATCCCACTCGGACATCAGCTACGACAGGACTGATGATGACGTG GATGTGGACACAACTACTACTATCAAACCCCTGAGATCCCgagccagagagaggagg CGCTCCTCCATGGGACTGACCGTCACCGCTCCATCTGGGAGAGGAAAAAGCGGAAATGTTtctgcagagctgctggagaTGAAACCTATAGAG GAGGTCAACACGTTGATGAAGGAGCTGCTTAAGACTCCCGAGACTGGCAATAACATCGCCATGAGGACTGGAATCCCACGAGAGAACCCTGAGAACCTGGTCTATTCCGTGGAGTGTGCCAGCTCAGCCACAGGAG ACCAAACCTCTGTCTGGTTTCCCTGTGATGAGACCACGCTGGAACCTGAAGGTGAAGCAAAGCTGGAGAGATGTGCTGTTAGAGCATTGTccgcctgcagagaggagaaaaccACAGCCCATGTCTTCCTTTCTAAAact GTGATCCGGCCCGAGATGTGCCTGCCCTGTGGGAAAAGACTACGCTTTGGAAAGATGGCAGTGAAGTGCAGGAACTGCCGCACTATCGCTCATCCAGAGTGCAAACTGAAGTTGAGTGACCGCTGCTCGGCCACAACCCTGACAGGAAGTTCAGCTCAGCAG AATTCGTTGGAGGATTTTGCCCCTGTCACCAACCCCCGAGTTCCTCTTCTGATTGTGGACTGTGTGACTGAGATTGAGAGAAGAGGCCTGGACGAG AGAGGACTGTACAGAGTTCCTGGAGGAGAGCGTCTAGTGAAGGAACTCCGAGAACGATTCATCCAGAGGAAAACTCCGCTCATGCTCAATAAGGTCCATGACATTCACGTGCTGTGTGGCCTGCTGAAAGACTTCTTGAGGAAACTCGAGGAGCCTCTGATCCCCTTTAGACTGCACAAGACCTTCATGGAGGCTTCAG AGCTGGCTGATGAAGATAACAGCACTGCCATAATGTATCGGGCCATCTCAGAGCTGCCAGTGGTCAACCGACACACACTGGCGTTTCTCATGCTTCACTTGCAGAA GGTTATGAGGAGTCCTCTGTGTCAGATGGACAGGAATAACTTGTCCAGGGTGTTTGGACCAACTATTGTGGGACATGGGATGTCTGAGCCCACTTCCACAACCATCTTGAGAGACATAAACACTCAACCAAAG GTTGTTTGCCACATGTTGTCCCTCCCTGAAGCCTACTGGAGACGTATCCTCACTGTCCAGACCGATAAGATCTCCTCATCCACCACTAAAACCCACAGCATGGATGATGCAAATG TTCGGTTGTTTGAGCCATTAACGTCTCCAGAGTTAAACGGCTACAACCAAATTCCCAGCAGAAAAACTCTGAGAGGCAGAACAAGGAACCCTGGCAACATCCCAACCACCAT TCGAGCAGAAGGAGGGTGGAGGTTCTTTACCTCCCCCAATTGA
- the LOC120819637 gene encoding rac GTPase-activating protein 1 isoform X3 encodes MMEDSRHMVEEVLALCLQRITVEETNMNTEREFIQVVKNVEAVRKRWLYAEMELKKYKELLVKSDVAKAALEVKLKHARNQLDVEMRKRYKMEGDYHYLQRQMQLMCDILVHDSRSSACLNAEQKSLWATFEHKGGNVTLHRRSKRLCVIDESSFLSHSDISYDRTDDDVDVDTTTTIKPLRSRARERRRSSMGLTVTAPSGRGKSGNVSAELLEMKPIEEVNTLMKELLKTPETGNNIAMRTGIPRENPENLVYSVECASSATGDQTSVWFPCDETTLEPEGEAKLERCAVRALSACREEKTTAHVFLSKTVIRPEMCLPCGKRLRFGKMAVKCRNCRTIAHPECKLKLSDRCSATTLTGSSAQQNSLEDFAPVTNPRVPLLIVDCVTEIERRGLDERGLYRVPGGERLVKELRERFIQRKTPLMLNKVHDIHVLCGLLKDFLRKLEEPLIPFRLHKTFMEASELADEDNSTAIMYRAISELPVVNRHTLAFLMLHLQKVMRSPLCQMDRNNLSRVFGPTIVGHGMSEPTSTTILRDINTQPKVVCHMLSLPEAYWRRILTVQTDKISSSTTKTHSMDDANVRLFEPLTSPELNGYNQIPSRKTLRGRTRNPGNIPTTISRAEGGWRFFTSPN; translated from the exons ATGATGGAAGACTCTCGGCACATGGTAGAGGAGGTGTTGGCTCTTTGTCTTCAGAGGATCACTGTGGAGGAAACCAACATGAACACTGAGCGCG AGTTCATACAAGTGGTGAAGAACGTGGAGGCTGTGAGGAAGCGATGGCTTTATGCCGAGATGGAACTGAAGAAATACAAAGAGCTGCTAGTTAAGTCGGACGTCGCCAAAGCTGCTCTGGAAGTCAAACTGAAACACGCTCGAAACCAGCTAGACGTGGAGATGAGGAAACGCTACAAGATGGAAGGAGACTATCACTACCTG CAGAGGCAGATGCAACTCATGTGTGACATCCTGGTCCACGACAGCAGATCCAGTGCCTGTCTGAATGCTGAGCAGAAATCTCTTTGGGCCACATTTGAACACAAAGGAGGAAATGTGACTCTGCACCGACGCAGCAAACG gttGTGTGTGATTGATGAGTCATCTTTCCTATCCCACTCGGACATCAGCTACGACAGGACTGATGATGACGTG GATGTGGACACAACTACTACTATCAAACCCCTGAGATCCCgagccagagagaggagg CGCTCCTCCATGGGACTGACCGTCACCGCTCCATCTGGGAGAGGAAAAAGCGGAAATGTTtctgcagagctgctggagaTGAAACCTATAGAG GAGGTCAACACGTTGATGAAGGAGCTGCTTAAGACTCCCGAGACTGGCAATAACATCGCCATGAGGACTGGAATCCCACGAGAGAACCCTGAGAACCTGGTCTATTCCGTGGAGTGTGCCAGCTCAGCCACAGGAG ACCAAACCTCTGTCTGGTTTCCCTGTGATGAGACCACGCTGGAACCTGAAGGTGAAGCAAAGCTGGAGAGATGTGCTGTTAGAGCATTGTccgcctgcagagaggagaaaaccACAGCCCATGTCTTCCTTTCTAAAact GTGATCCGGCCCGAGATGTGCCTGCCCTGTGGGAAAAGACTACGCTTTGGAAAGATGGCAGTGAAGTGCAGGAACTGCCGCACTATCGCTCATCCAGAGTGCAAACTGAAGTTGAGTGACCGCTGCTCGGCCACAACCCTGACAGGAAGTTCAGCTCAGCAG AATTCGTTGGAGGATTTTGCCCCTGTCACCAACCCCCGAGTTCCTCTTCTGATTGTGGACTGTGTGACTGAGATTGAGAGAAGAGGCCTGGACGAG AGAGGACTGTACAGAGTTCCTGGAGGAGAGCGTCTAGTGAAGGAACTCCGAGAACGATTCATCCAGAGGAAAACTCCGCTCATGCTCAATAAGGTCCATGACATTCACGTGCTGTGTGGCCTGCTGAAAGACTTCTTGAGGAAACTCGAGGAGCCTCTGATCCCCTTTAGACTGCACAAGACCTTCATGGAGGCTTCAG AGCTGGCTGATGAAGATAACAGCACTGCCATAATGTATCGGGCCATCTCAGAGCTGCCAGTGGTCAACCGACACACACTGGCGTTTCTCATGCTTCACTTGCAGAA GGTTATGAGGAGTCCTCTGTGTCAGATGGACAGGAATAACTTGTCCAGGGTGTTTGGACCAACTATTGTGGGACATGGGATGTCTGAGCCCACTTCCACAACCATCTTGAGAGACATAAACACTCAACCAAAG GTTGTTTGCCACATGTTGTCCCTCCCTGAAGCCTACTGGAGACGTATCCTCACTGTCCAGACCGATAAGATCTCCTCATCCACCACTAAAACCCACAGCATGGATGATGCAAATG TTCGGTTGTTTGAGCCATTAACGTCTCCAGAGTTAAACGGCTACAACCAAATTCCCAGCAGAAAAACTCTGAGAGGCAGAACAAGGAACCCTGGCAACATCCCAACCACCAT AAGTCGAGCAGAAGGAGGGTGGAGGTTCTTTACCTCCCCCAATTGA
- the LOC120819637 gene encoding rac GTPase-activating protein 1 isoform X2, translated as MMEDSRHMVEEVLALCLQRITVEETNMNTEREFIQVVKNVEAVRKRWLYAEMELKKYKELLVKSDVAKAALEVKLKHARNQLDVEMRKRYKMEGDYHYLQRQMQLMCDILVHDSRSSACLNAEQKSLWATFEHKGGNVTLHRRSKRLCVIDESSFLSHSDISYDRTDDDVDVDTTTTIKPLRSRARERRRSSMGLTVTAPSGRGKSGNVSAELLEMKPIEEVNTLMKELLKTPETGNNIAMRTGIPRENPENLVYSVECASSATGDQTSVWFPCDETTLEPEGEAKLERCAVRALSACREEKTTAHVFLSKTVIRPEMCLPCGKRLRFGKMAVKCRNCRTIAHPECKLKLSDRCSATTLTGSSAQQNSLEDFAPVTNPRVPLLIVDCVTEIERRGLDERGLYRVPGGERLVKELRERFIQRKTPLMLNKVHDIHVLCGLLKDFLRKLEEPLIPFRLHKTFMEASELADEDNSTAIMYRAISELPVVNRHTLAFLMLHLQKVMRSPLCQMDRNNLSRVFGPTIVGHGMSEPTSTTILRDINTQPKCCIWPAAVPQVVCHMLSLPEAYWRRILTVQTDKISSSTTKTHSMDDANVRLFEPLTSPELNGYNQIPSRKTLRGRTRNPGNIPTTISRAEGGWRFFTSPN; from the exons ATGATGGAAGACTCTCGGCACATGGTAGAGGAGGTGTTGGCTCTTTGTCTTCAGAGGATCACTGTGGAGGAAACCAACATGAACACTGAGCGCG AGTTCATACAAGTGGTGAAGAACGTGGAGGCTGTGAGGAAGCGATGGCTTTATGCCGAGATGGAACTGAAGAAATACAAAGAGCTGCTAGTTAAGTCGGACGTCGCCAAAGCTGCTCTGGAAGTCAAACTGAAACACGCTCGAAACCAGCTAGACGTGGAGATGAGGAAACGCTACAAGATGGAAGGAGACTATCACTACCTG CAGAGGCAGATGCAACTCATGTGTGACATCCTGGTCCACGACAGCAGATCCAGTGCCTGTCTGAATGCTGAGCAGAAATCTCTTTGGGCCACATTTGAACACAAAGGAGGAAATGTGACTCTGCACCGACGCAGCAAACG gttGTGTGTGATTGATGAGTCATCTTTCCTATCCCACTCGGACATCAGCTACGACAGGACTGATGATGACGTG GATGTGGACACAACTACTACTATCAAACCCCTGAGATCCCgagccagagagaggagg CGCTCCTCCATGGGACTGACCGTCACCGCTCCATCTGGGAGAGGAAAAAGCGGAAATGTTtctgcagagctgctggagaTGAAACCTATAGAG GAGGTCAACACGTTGATGAAGGAGCTGCTTAAGACTCCCGAGACTGGCAATAACATCGCCATGAGGACTGGAATCCCACGAGAGAACCCTGAGAACCTGGTCTATTCCGTGGAGTGTGCCAGCTCAGCCACAGGAG ACCAAACCTCTGTCTGGTTTCCCTGTGATGAGACCACGCTGGAACCTGAAGGTGAAGCAAAGCTGGAGAGATGTGCTGTTAGAGCATTGTccgcctgcagagaggagaaaaccACAGCCCATGTCTTCCTTTCTAAAact GTGATCCGGCCCGAGATGTGCCTGCCCTGTGGGAAAAGACTACGCTTTGGAAAGATGGCAGTGAAGTGCAGGAACTGCCGCACTATCGCTCATCCAGAGTGCAAACTGAAGTTGAGTGACCGCTGCTCGGCCACAACCCTGACAGGAAGTTCAGCTCAGCAG AATTCGTTGGAGGATTTTGCCCCTGTCACCAACCCCCGAGTTCCTCTTCTGATTGTGGACTGTGTGACTGAGATTGAGAGAAGAGGCCTGGACGAG AGAGGACTGTACAGAGTTCCTGGAGGAGAGCGTCTAGTGAAGGAACTCCGAGAACGATTCATCCAGAGGAAAACTCCGCTCATGCTCAATAAGGTCCATGACATTCACGTGCTGTGTGGCCTGCTGAAAGACTTCTTGAGGAAACTCGAGGAGCCTCTGATCCCCTTTAGACTGCACAAGACCTTCATGGAGGCTTCAG AGCTGGCTGATGAAGATAACAGCACTGCCATAATGTATCGGGCCATCTCAGAGCTGCCAGTGGTCAACCGACACACACTGGCGTTTCTCATGCTTCACTTGCAGAA GGTTATGAGGAGTCCTCTGTGTCAGATGGACAGGAATAACTTGTCCAGGGTGTTTGGACCAACTATTGTGGGACATGGGATGTCTGAGCCCACTTCCACAACCATCTTGAGAGACATAAACACTCAACCAAAG TGTTGTATTTGGCCTGCTGCTGTTCCTCAGGTTGTTTGCCACATGTTGTCCCTCCCTGAAGCCTACTGGAGACGTATCCTCACTGTCCAGACCGATAAGATCTCCTCATCCACCACTAAAACCCACAGCATGGATGATGCAAATG TTCGGTTGTTTGAGCCATTAACGTCTCCAGAGTTAAACGGCTACAACCAAATTCCCAGCAGAAAAACTCTGAGAGGCAGAACAAGGAACCCTGGCAACATCCCAACCACCAT AAGTCGAGCAGAAGGAGGGTGGAGGTTCTTTACCTCCCCCAATTGA
- the LOC120819637 gene encoding rac GTPase-activating protein 1 isoform X1 has product MYFFLISNRCVLAESRTCSDYSELWGEESEVRMMEDSRHMVEEVLALCLQRITVEETNMNTEREFIQVVKNVEAVRKRWLYAEMELKKYKELLVKSDVAKAALEVKLKHARNQLDVEMRKRYKMEGDYHYLQRQMQLMCDILVHDSRSSACLNAEQKSLWATFEHKGGNVTLHRRSKRLCVIDESSFLSHSDISYDRTDDDVDVDTTTTIKPLRSRARERRRSSMGLTVTAPSGRGKSGNVSAELLEMKPIEEVNTLMKELLKTPETGNNIAMRTGIPRENPENLVYSVECASSATGDQTSVWFPCDETTLEPEGEAKLERCAVRALSACREEKTTAHVFLSKTVIRPEMCLPCGKRLRFGKMAVKCRNCRTIAHPECKLKLSDRCSATTLTGSSAQQNSLEDFAPVTNPRVPLLIVDCVTEIERRGLDERGLYRVPGGERLVKELRERFIQRKTPLMLNKVHDIHVLCGLLKDFLRKLEEPLIPFRLHKTFMEASELADEDNSTAIMYRAISELPVVNRHTLAFLMLHLQKVMRSPLCQMDRNNLSRVFGPTIVGHGMSEPTSTTILRDINTQPKVVCHMLSLPEAYWRRILTVQTDKISSSTTKTHSMDDANVRLFEPLTSPELNGYNQIPSRKTLRGRTRNPGNIPTTISRAEGGWRFFTSPN; this is encoded by the exons atgtatttttttttaatctcgaACCGCTGCGTTCTTGCCGAGAGCCGCACGTGCAGTGATTACTCT GAACTCTGGGGAGAGGAGTCAGAGGTGAGAATGATGGAAGACTCTCGGCACATGGTAGAGGAGGTGTTGGCTCTTTGTCTTCAGAGGATCACTGTGGAGGAAACCAACATGAACACTGAGCGCG AGTTCATACAAGTGGTGAAGAACGTGGAGGCTGTGAGGAAGCGATGGCTTTATGCCGAGATGGAACTGAAGAAATACAAAGAGCTGCTAGTTAAGTCGGACGTCGCCAAAGCTGCTCTGGAAGTCAAACTGAAACACGCTCGAAACCAGCTAGACGTGGAGATGAGGAAACGCTACAAGATGGAAGGAGACTATCACTACCTG CAGAGGCAGATGCAACTCATGTGTGACATCCTGGTCCACGACAGCAGATCCAGTGCCTGTCTGAATGCTGAGCAGAAATCTCTTTGGGCCACATTTGAACACAAAGGAGGAAATGTGACTCTGCACCGACGCAGCAAACG gttGTGTGTGATTGATGAGTCATCTTTCCTATCCCACTCGGACATCAGCTACGACAGGACTGATGATGACGTG GATGTGGACACAACTACTACTATCAAACCCCTGAGATCCCgagccagagagaggagg CGCTCCTCCATGGGACTGACCGTCACCGCTCCATCTGGGAGAGGAAAAAGCGGAAATGTTtctgcagagctgctggagaTGAAACCTATAGAG GAGGTCAACACGTTGATGAAGGAGCTGCTTAAGACTCCCGAGACTGGCAATAACATCGCCATGAGGACTGGAATCCCACGAGAGAACCCTGAGAACCTGGTCTATTCCGTGGAGTGTGCCAGCTCAGCCACAGGAG ACCAAACCTCTGTCTGGTTTCCCTGTGATGAGACCACGCTGGAACCTGAAGGTGAAGCAAAGCTGGAGAGATGTGCTGTTAGAGCATTGTccgcctgcagagaggagaaaaccACAGCCCATGTCTTCCTTTCTAAAact GTGATCCGGCCCGAGATGTGCCTGCCCTGTGGGAAAAGACTACGCTTTGGAAAGATGGCAGTGAAGTGCAGGAACTGCCGCACTATCGCTCATCCAGAGTGCAAACTGAAGTTGAGTGACCGCTGCTCGGCCACAACCCTGACAGGAAGTTCAGCTCAGCAG AATTCGTTGGAGGATTTTGCCCCTGTCACCAACCCCCGAGTTCCTCTTCTGATTGTGGACTGTGTGACTGAGATTGAGAGAAGAGGCCTGGACGAG AGAGGACTGTACAGAGTTCCTGGAGGAGAGCGTCTAGTGAAGGAACTCCGAGAACGATTCATCCAGAGGAAAACTCCGCTCATGCTCAATAAGGTCCATGACATTCACGTGCTGTGTGGCCTGCTGAAAGACTTCTTGAGGAAACTCGAGGAGCCTCTGATCCCCTTTAGACTGCACAAGACCTTCATGGAGGCTTCAG AGCTGGCTGATGAAGATAACAGCACTGCCATAATGTATCGGGCCATCTCAGAGCTGCCAGTGGTCAACCGACACACACTGGCGTTTCTCATGCTTCACTTGCAGAA GGTTATGAGGAGTCCTCTGTGTCAGATGGACAGGAATAACTTGTCCAGGGTGTTTGGACCAACTATTGTGGGACATGGGATGTCTGAGCCCACTTCCACAACCATCTTGAGAGACATAAACACTCAACCAAAG GTTGTTTGCCACATGTTGTCCCTCCCTGAAGCCTACTGGAGACGTATCCTCACTGTCCAGACCGATAAGATCTCCTCATCCACCACTAAAACCCACAGCATGGATGATGCAAATG TTCGGTTGTTTGAGCCATTAACGTCTCCAGAGTTAAACGGCTACAACCAAATTCCCAGCAGAAAAACTCTGAGAGGCAGAACAAGGAACCCTGGCAACATCCCAACCACCAT AAGTCGAGCAGAAGGAGGGTGGAGGTTCTTTACCTCCCCCAATTGA